Genomic segment of Kingella negevensis:
TAATTATGGCTAGTTCTACAGCTAAACCAGCTTTTGCGCTGGTTGAGAATATTCAGTCGTTTATCAGTTATTTCGGCATTCAGAACTGTGGGTTTCTGACGCTCACTTTTTCCGATGACGTTAAATGTGTGTATGAAGCTTCTAAACGCTTTAACAGCTTCAGAACGAATTTCTTAACGAAAGTTACGCTTTCTTATATCGGGGTTTACGAACGACACAAATCAGGTCGCATTCATTTTCATTTTGTCGTGGCGTTTCCTGAGAATGTGCTTTTTGAATATCGTAACGGTGTTCAAGTGATGTTCAATCACGATGAAGTAAAACAACGTAATTACAAGAGTGCTAACAAATATCTGCGCTCTATGTGGAAACTGTTTCGTGAGTCTGTGCCTAAATATGGGTTCGGGGAACGTGGTTCGCAAATCCTTCCTATTTACAGTGAGAAAGGCATTGCGCGTTATCTTGCTAAATATCTGACTAAGGGCATGATTGATAGACAACCACGCGATAAAGGTTTTCGGTTAGTACGTTCTACTTCAGGCAAGAAGGCGTTGTTATGGAAACAAGTTTCAGGCTCGTTTGCTTGGAATGCGGATAGTTCCAAAGAATGGCGTAAAGCGTTGGCTTTTCATATTCTTGAGAAGTCGAATATTGCAAAGTTCCGCTTAAGCCGTGTAACGGATTTTTCAAGAATGGGCGATAAATTTAAGACTGCTCTTGAGAAACTGGCTGTAATGAATAGCACGAATTACAGCAAGATAATGGGCTCGCTGTATGGCTCTAATTGGTGCTACAAACAAAAGGATTTAATTTGGGACGATTATCAGAAGTTTAAAGAAAGAATTGAACGCGGTGAACCGTTGGTTTTCCATTACTGGGAAATGGGTTTACAGCAGTATGAGCGCGTTTCTTATGATTTTTTGACTGGTAAAGTGAGTTCTTTATGATAATTTTTTTGTGTTTTGTTTTATTTGAATATGTTTTGATTTTTTAGTTTAAGTTTTTTTTAGTTTAAGTTTAAGGATTTTTTGATTGTGTTTAAAGTGAATGGTTTTATTTTGGGTGCGGACTCTTTGACTAAAGGTAAAGAAGGTAAGCATTTAGACCTTTGTGTTTTG
This window contains:
- a CDS encoding rolling circle replication-associated protein, with the translated sequence MASSTAKPAFALVENIQSFISYFGIQNCGFLTLTFSDDVKCVYEASKRFNSFRTNFLTKVTLSYIGVYERHKSGRIHFHFVVAFPENVLFEYRNGVQVMFNHDEVKQRNYKSANKYLRSMWKLFRESVPKYGFGERGSQILPIYSEKGIARYLAKYLTKGMIDRQPRDKGFRLVRSTSGKKALLWKQVSGSFAWNADSSKEWRKALAFHILEKSNIAKFRLSRVTDFSRMGDKFKTALEKLAVMNSTNYSKIMGSLYGSNWCYKQKDLIWDDYQKFKERIERGEPLVFHYWEMGLQQYERVSYDFLTGKVSSL